The sequence AAGCCATTATTCATAAAAAGCCAACGCCCGTACAAATTGTACAAGTTGACTACCCAAGTAGAAGTGCTGCTGTTATTAAAGAAGCATACTTCAAACAAGCTTCCACAACAGATTTTAATGGGGTTTATAAAGGCAAATATATAGATTTTGAAGCAAAGGAAACAAAAAACAAGACCTCCTTTCCACTATCCAATTTTCATGCTCATCAAATAGAGCATATGAAAGCGGTTGTTAATCAAGGAGGAATTTGCTTTGTCATTATTCGTTTTGCCTTCCATAAAGAAACTTTTTATTTAGATGCATTGAAACTATTTGAGTACTGGGATCGTCAATACAAGAATGGAAGAAAGTCTATTACCTATCAAGAAGTAAAAAATAATGGAATATTGATCCCTTTTCATTTTCAAGCAAGGGTTGATTATCTATCAGTTTTAGATCAACTCTAATATAGAATGGAGGAAGATGAGACATGGCAAATGAAGGCCAATCTCGTACAGCTAGAAGACAACAAAAAAAGAGCTTAAAGAAAGGTAAATTCAATTGGAAGCGTCTAGCCATTATCCTGCTAATTATAGGATTAACTTTGTTTATTGGTGTGGCTAGTGTGTTTTCTTATTATATTGCCACAGCCCCAGAATTAGATGTTTCAAAGCTTTCAGATCCCCTATCTACAAAGGTCTATGATAAAGACGGGGAATTAATTGCAGATCTTGGGGTACAAAAAAGAACGAAAATCGATTATGATGACATTCCCAAGGTTCTTGAAGATGCTGTAATCGCAACAGAGGATGCACGATTTTTTGAGCATTTTGGAATTGACTTACGAAGAATAGGTGCAGCTGTATGGGCGAATATTACTCAAGGATTTGGAGCACAAGGAGCAAGTACTATTACCCAGCAGGT is a genomic window of Bacillaceae bacterium S4-13-56 containing:
- the recU gene encoding Holliday junction resolvase RecU; protein product: MNYPNGKKNTSIIKGQEKQSNYSNRGMTLEEDINATNIYYRENQKAIIHKKPTPVQIVQVDYPSRSAAVIKEAYFKQASTTDFNGVYKGKYIDFEAKETKNKTSFPLSNFHAHQIEHMKAVVNQGGICFVIIRFAFHKETFYLDALKLFEYWDRQYKNGRKSITYQEVKNNGILIPFHFQARVDYLSVLDQL